A region of Halalkaliarchaeum desulfuricum DNA encodes the following proteins:
- a CDS encoding helix-turn-helix domain-containing protein: MTQGDDRILETLESSDLVLTPAVIAFNTDYSRNYVNKRIRKLRQAELVERIDDGYYKITDLGRRYLSGEVESSVLEVDG; the protein is encoded by the coding sequence ATGACTCAGGGAGATGACCGTATCTTGGAGACTCTCGAATCAAGCGATCTCGTTCTTACTCCTGCTGTCATTGCGTTCAACACGGATTACAGCCGAAACTACGTTAATAAGCGAATTCGAAAACTCCGCCAGGCAGAACTAGTTGAGCGTATCGATGATGGATACTACAAAATCACCGATCTCGGCCGCAGGTATCTCTCGGGAGAAGTCGAGTCATCTGTTCTAGAAGTAGACGGATGA